gttagaAATATCCCCAACTTCTTTATAATAATGTAGCTATTAGTTTAATTGTATTAATTATACAGTCTAAAGGACAGCAGAAATGTCACTCCCGAGGCACCTTTCTATTtgctaaaacaaaaacttaaattTTCAGTGCACCAAGATCCAAAATGATtgattaaatgttaacatttctaacaattcaataaatatttaaatcataGTACTAATGTGTTGGAAGAGTTCTACTCCTGTACACAACcaatttaaacagtttattctGATCCAAGTCCATTTGTCACTCAGATTGTGTGAAAGAAACGTTATTCACTTCTCTCTTAATAGCTGCTTTACCTGAATCACTCTACGGCTGAGACCTGTTCTCTCTGCCAGTTTCTGGAGAGTCTGAGCGTCTGGGTTGTTATCTTTAGCAAACTGAGTTTGCATTACCTATAGATAGAGATAGAAGAGATGATAGAGCAGAACATTGAATCAAGAGTGCTTGATCTGGTTTCAAATGCAATGCATTACCTGCCAGCCTCACTAGAGGGCAGAACAACATTGAAATATGCTGACCAAATGGCACTAGCCACTACCAGTCCACTCATTATgacaaagacacatttagaACATGTCATTTTGGAGTCATTCACATACCTTTTAAATCTATTTAGGACTCTACCAACTCTTGACTTAATATTTAGCGTGTCAAAAGACACGAGATGTACACACGTACATGCAATGCTATTGTGTAGCATATCGACTCTACGAACAATATTATCTGATTAACCTACTAATAAACCACAGGAACCCATATTAGCGGAACGTTTTTGCTCAGGGAgcattattattagaaatgttaACAGGACAATCAGTCAAGTTTACcacaggaggaaaaggaaaatgaatgctgctttcacacatgcactggaaccctgaacttcACCAGACACATTTCGCACAGCACCTGTAACTGGTCGACAGTAAAACTGGTTCTGGCCCTTTTAGCAGGTCTGGGAGTGGTGCTGGAGTCATCTTTATCTGCCACTTCATCCTCTTCTACTTTTGGTTGCTCTTTAAGACCAGACACATGATAAGTTACAAAGATCATGCTAGCAAGATACACATCTGTGAAAAATAACAGTATTGCTGATAATGCACAACAATACAAATTTCTCTACTGACAGTAGAGGTTAAAGTTAAAAGGCACACACCAAAACAGTGTCATGCTGTTTGCAGCCATTTACtgcatttcaaaatatttcagaCTTGTATTCTGCAGGCAGAACTTCACTCCTGACAAACTGTTGGCACAGGACAAACCAGTAGCCATCATCAGCCACACAGCAAGTCAAATTCCATACTACAATTGTACTTCACTGGAAATTTATAAGCATAGCAAACTGATGCCTTTTCTGTTATCATGCTGCATTCACTGCATGTCCTCCTACTTCAGTTACTGCTACATGTACCTTGAATTCATAGAAGCTGAAGCTCTGATGTTAATTAGTATGGCAGCATCTACAGAAATGGTTTTCAAAATGGGTTGAATATATAAGAATCAAACTAATCCAGCTGTATTTTACTCATGTATACATGTTATGCTTCTGTGCGTCTGTATAATAAGCCTCAAGTATTTTGGGTCAGTGTTCAGTGATGAAATCTGTTAATTATTCTGATTGTCAGGATTGAATCCAAATCTTAAAAACTTCATTCAACCAGACCCTTGTCATCCATTGTGTCCATCCCATTTTGCAGGTCATCTGTCTTATCCACACACTTACCATTTTCTTTGGCACGTTTAATATTCTCCATCATGATGTCATAGTGCGGTCGGCAGAAGACCCTGTTCTCAAATAGTCCACATTCCTCTCCGGTGGACAGCTGACGCTTACAAGAGGTGCATGAGAAACAGGCCAGGTGGAAGGTGCTGCCTCGAGCACGACGCACCCAGTCGGTAGAGTGGATGTTACGGCCACAGCGAGCACAGCGGGTTCCATACCGCCtggtttaaacaaaaacaaaaacaaaaacaaaaacaagaacaaaaacaagaacaagaacaagggAAGCAGGAGTAAAAGAGCAGTGACTGAGGTGAAATTAGTCGTCATTATGCGACTGATCACGGATAATATATATCTGCTACAAAATGCCTTTAAATTTATTAGCTAAGAAAATGTCTGATCTTGCCTTGAGCAGCAGTCTTATATTGTGAATGTCAGATTAAAGTTCTTTCATGTTACCATCAAAGTGGATTAATCTGCTGCCGCTTGCTTTTAATTGTTGAATACCCAGATTATTCTGATTATAGGCAAACAAGGGTGAGACAAGTACTTTGATAATGAGCAGAAGagtaatattattaatatgagtaaatgatgctaaataaataaatccattcAGTGACCTTGCACACTACAATGTAGACCTGCAGTAAGACAGTTTCCCTTACTGGCAGAACATAGAATccaaaatattgaaataaatctgacattaaacagaaataaaggcTACTGATGCTCACACCATCTCTCATGTAGACTGTACATGCTGAATAGCGGCCTGCACACCAAAGAAGGCCAACAAGGCCGGAGAGTCAGAACTCATCATACACATCACATCGTACTTGTACTAAAGTCAGAGAGGAGATTCAGTGTTTGTTAGCCTCTGCATATTACAGCAGATGCCTGCTGCCTGCAGATGTTGGAGagacttgctgctgctgtttggttaAGTTACCTTTTAGGGCTGTTAAGGTTAATACAGTTTggatttcatttaaatttttactaCCTATACACAAAGAATTAACAGAATTGATGGAATGGTTCTTATTACAATATTGAGGTCTATAACAGCACCTTTTGTTCACTACAGGTGCCACTTACATGCCTCCTTCAAGACACCTTTTCCAAATTTCACCCAGAATGCAGAGTAAGCCATAGAGTCATGTAATACTAACTCATGTTACAGACATCGAGTTGGTATCTTTCAAAGTAgcaatgtatttaaaacaatttcCCCTGAAGGTAGTTTCTCACAAGCTGCGTCGTAGGAATAGGCATACTTATCTAGAAATACATCAGGTGTACGTTTAGGTTTGTAACCCCAGCTCCATCATTCACAAATCAGAGTGTACTTGAATTTGTACTTGGCACCTTCAACAGCTGAAGAATAGTTGCGCTTTGTGGCTTTAGGACACAAAAACGAACTCAGACAATGTTGAAATTATATTGTGCATGTGCAAGTGTCTTCTGAGTCATTCAGCAGACCTTTCTTCATCATGCCAAATAAGACTAGGAATATTGTACATGTGTTTATATACATCTGCTATAGTATGCAATAAATAGAATTACATCAGACAAACATATTAGAAGACCGATACATCTatcttccccccccccccccccccattttataaaaaaaaggtaCACTTTTTCTATAATAGAGACAGTATCACTGGTGGCGACTATCATCATTGGCTGTGACCTACCTGAAATAGTCGAGTTTGCAGAAAACCTGTTTATCTTTGATGTAGCAGCTTACATGTCGTCCCAGTGACGTTTTACACACACTGCATGACAGACAGCGCACATGCCAGCACAAGTTGTTCACCTGTGGGGAAAAGAAGTTCTATATTACACATCTCTTAACAGTATACTTGCAAATGAATATTGTCCTTAATACATTTTAACCTTTATGCACCATAATTTTTAAAGATTAATGCAACTGCACTTGAGTTGCATCAATTTTTCACAgagatcttgtattgatgatgtaAGAAtcggaccgctgcacaaagtcaaagttaagatctggactctgtggtggccaatccatgtgtgaaaaacaataaagcatGTAGTAATTATCCAGTAGGAGGCTTTTACCCATTTGTTTAGCTTCTTTTCTTACCCTCCTTGGCCTGCAGTGTATTATCCCAAATGAGATAATACAAGCACAGCGGCAATAATCATTCATTTAGTTAAATCATTAATGTAAGGTTGCATTTTTCTAACAGTTtgcaaccaaaaaaaaaaaagaaatgcagaaagtAAGGTAATAGTGAACCTGTCATCTCTCAATAACCATAATACTTTACAGCTGATTTTGAGCATTTAAAACATCAAGTTTCTTTTTACGTGAACAAACTTTAGAAGGAGTCACTGCCTACATGAATTGACTGACTTAAATTAATGTGGggctaagaaaaaaaaacacattttccaattTGAAATGTAGTAGTAAATTTGATATTGATACCTGAATATAACAAAAGAGCCACTGAATGAAAGGTGAAAACATGATGTGAGATAGTTTTTTTCCTAATAGAGCTGGACTAAACAGGTCTATGAGCGGTGTTCTCCAGCAGGGCTGACCTTCAGCAGGTATCTGTCCACTATCTCCAGGCCGCAGGACGTGCACAGGGTTTTCCCCTGCAGGGACACCAGAGCGTGGACggaggaggacgaggacgaAGACAGCGAGGACGGAGAATATGAGTCCTCCTCGAAAATGTCATCGGGACCAGAGGAACTCTGTCAGAAACAACGGCACAGCCTTTAAACAACAGTGGACTGACTAGATTTTTACTAAACCAATGCGTCGTTTTGGGGTCGGGTAGCATGTCAATGAAAGCTAAACTGATGAAGGTTTAGTAATAAGTCTGTTTAAAAGTAAAGTCTTTCTAAATTTAGTTTGGCCAGAAGTTACTTTACGGGAGTCAGGTGAGTTTATTAGTTAGCCTACATGTCTCCTAAACTTTCCACATAATAAAAGTCATTCGATACTGAAAACACCTACTGTGTCCACAAAAATGTTCCCTTGTTGTAGCTGAGTGTAAACAGCCTCCGGCGGTCGCCTTTCTTCCTCCGACATGGCGACGAACCCAGAGTGACGCGCAACACACCACCAGGACCGAATGACCCAATGTGCGCTTCATAGCCCCAAAACGAGCGCCCAGAGCGGCCGCTGGTTGCCAGAGGTCGCCGCTGGAAAACTACAAATCCCGTTAAACCTTTGTAGCCGTTTTCCGCTTTACTTTACTCGTGCGTGGAAGTAAATCGACAGTTCGTCCAATTAGTATTAATCCCGCGTGGAACCCGCCGCAACCACGCGCTCACAGCTGAAGGTGATTGACCAGTTAATTGGTTTACAGGTGCGCACGTGCACACAGTTAAGCAGCAATCGGCTGCGCGGGCACACCTGCACGTGCCTAACGTCGAGATGGTTGATTTTTTGCGCTGCACCAAACTCTGGTCATATTTCCACCAATTAACGGAAAATACtagtctttaaaataaaagtaaagtaaaataagtaaCAAGCAAATAGCACAAATTTAAGTTGGATCGCATTTTACAGGCTTAATTTaaagataagaagaagaaaaagaagaaaagaaacgccttaatttgtaatttgtcacatttacatgttacagatgaaattggtcttctgcatttaacccatctccctggggggagcagtgggcagctacatacagagcccggggagctagcgtggagtgtcttactcaaggacacacctggtgtctgtgacggggtttgaaccccgaaccttctgtatctcaggtcaatgatctactcattgagccGCCAGGCCgctaaaaagttttttttttttaataatgtacacTTTATTGATCTTCTTGGGGAAATTTGTTTTGGACAGTTGCCAACctgagtcggcgctactacagggtttcagtgtcttgtccaaggacacctcagctagtagccaggaagaaccgggaatcgaaccactcatTCTGGGGTCCGCAGGTGACTGCtttaccacctgagctactgccgccccatTTTGGGCACCTTGGACGACTTTCACCGTATATTTTGGATGAAAAAGAGTGTAGCTGTtaaattagttatttttatgacaaaaatattcaaacacaaattaaagtTGATGATAAATATTCAAGCTATGTAATATTAATGCAGATACAGTAATACAGGATATCTCATGGGGACAGATAGTCATTAATGCTTTAACCAAATGTAAGTAAGCATCAATTTCAGATATGACTTTTGTATAGAGCTTGATGGCACTTCTGCATACATTTCAGACAATACTCAATGATAGAGCCTTTAGATTAAAGTagataatttcatttcatttttaatttcaagttAGTAACTTCCACTTATGTTTATTACAGATGTTATTAGAACTTTATCTTTAttatataaatttaaaattttattttctttaaattaaaatcttttttttgaATTGTGTGGGAGTAACTAAAAGTGTTATTATGCGTAGATAATCTATACAAAACTAGTTACAAAGCTCTGAAGTTAATTAGCGTTTGCTTGTCACAAACGTTAAATGAATCAAGTAAATGTACCTTaaaaaaaacctgcagctgCCAACTCAGCtgataaattaatataaaaccTTAAAGTTTGTTAGAAatctataaaaaacaacataaaacacagtattGCTCACCAGGCTGCTGGagttaaacattttcagagAGCCTGTGCCTGGTGCTCGGGATCATCCcctctccttcagctccttcagATACTGGCAGGCTATTCCACAGCAGCTTTGCTTCTCTCACCCCGTTAGTCCCCTGTACTGCAGTCTATCATTCAGTCCCTGTGGCCTCTTGCTCATCTCActactttgtttctgttttaatgagacttttttttgtttgaagcAGAGCTGCGCACCTCCCACTCTGATGGTCTGGACCAACCCACTATGAGAATCAGATAAGatttcatatttctttcttttcatttagcCTAAGGCTGGCTGTAGGGTTGATTGATTCactgtttaaaagtaaaaataaagtgtcaAAAGTATTCATATTTAGCAAACTTATTAAAATAGTCACTTCTTAAATAATTAGCAAGATCATTGCCTTAAGATAAGTTCGTGAACAGTGCAAATTACTGGGATTTTGTGGTGCAAATACCTAAATAACATTCTTCACAATAAAATCTCTCAACGTAATAGATGTGGAGTGCATACAAAGTTTTTGGGACTCCTTGAGGTCTGTGGGACACACTCACTTTACTCAGTGGTCACAACAGACTTGGCAAAGACGAGGTGATTATTCAAAGCAGACAGTCCTCTATTACTAGATCacaaaataagattaaatatcTTTCAGCAAAAAAAGGGACTCTCAGGAAAAGAGCTCTCAGTCTGACACGgccagtttttctcttttctttttcctttctcatcATCTGGGACGTTATGAACACAATACATATTGTAATAGGGgaattatttctgtttgtttacacaCCGGTTGACTGTGCAGCAGCACTTTCAGATGCAGCTTAACCAGCGAGAGGTGTATAAAGTACAAACTAATAAGTAAAAAGGGCTGGTACTTTCCGAGACAAATACTCAACTATATGTAGAAGTATCCTAAATTGTTTTTACTCAAGTATTACTCAAGTACTAAAGCACAGCCAGTCTGTTACCAATAGACtttggagcaaaaaaaaaaaagcagccagTAACGTGGTAAAGGTGGAGCAGATTCTAAACACCCTAGTTACAGGAGGTTAATCCATAAATCatacttcagtgttttattaattctACAATATTTTTTTAGAACGTGATCCTGCAAATAGTAATAAggttcaaataaatgtagtgtgtTCCTTTGATTTGTACTGGATTAAAAGTAAAGGTAATTTCAAATTAATTCCCTGACACTTGATTAAACTGTATTCATTAAAACACCCACTTCAGTCAAACAGGCTTTGTGAGTTAATGTGAGTAGTGCAAATACTATTTTGTATGTGTTGTCATGCAGGTTTGGAAGTTACCACCCTGTAGTTTCGTGTTAAATGCTTTCTTCTTTAGGGAATTGTATgattgaattcaattcaattcaattttatttgtggagcgctttttacaattgacattgtcacaaagcagctttacacaaccaaagaacagtacatgaacagtgaatgtataagaatcataataatcagattgtccctgatgagcaagccgagggcgacggtggcaaagaaaaactccctgagaaggcaacaggaagaaaccttgagaggaaccagactcaacagggaacccatcctcatatgggtgattacatgctgtgtaggcagcaggcagtccagtataacagttaatgtcttttaagttaatatggagtccagttagttaactgcaggcagacttgttccattccttgactatcgagcgttgagtcgagacctccaagaaacagcttccgacgtccaCCGAGGCCAGGgccgacatcatagtagcttgtgaccaatccagtctccaaacacatcccaaagggcaaacggtggatccaggcgacgagatctccagccagaagttgggcatccggacgagtcagacaggtccagagggcaaagggtggaatgacgtgtagctcgacagagagacaggaagagggaaaagagagagggagagggaaagagagagaagaggagagattgcagttagttgtattcacagtcagataaagtttgaggtgaatgtatatttagtgtagtgcagcagggactccggcaggactaattatgacagcctaactaaaagggtgggttcagaaagaaacacagagatgagggctcactgggatgtagagcaaccgaacacttcaccatcaacaaacctgagtgatcagtgagagttgggaagacagcatctaaacataccagttcaccataatgctctacatccatgagtccttcccaaatctatttactcaaatgcttgactaaataggtaggttttcagactagacttaaacactgagactgtgtctgagtcccgaacgctatttggaaggctattccataactttggggctttgtaagaaaaagctctgcccccagctttagtttttaggatacgaggcactgacaggtagccagcatcctctgatcgaagtaggcgtggtggatcataagacactagcaattCCCTTAGATACTctggcgcaagaccatttaatgctttaaatgtcaaaagtagtattttaaaatcaatgcgaaatttcacggggagccaatgaagtgtagataagataggcgtgatgtgctcgtatcttctggttctagtgaggactctcgctgctgcattctgaactaactgaagcttgtttatgcacctggttgaacagccagacagtaaggcattacagtagtccaacctagaggtgatgaaagtatggactaatttttctgcatcgtttagtgacaaaatattccttatcttggcaatatttctgaggtgaaagaaagctgtccttgtgatattatctacatgagcttcaaatgaaagactggaatctagaatcacaccaaggtcttttactgttgcactagatgtaacagaaaggccatctagagttatggtgtgatctaacatcttgcttctagctgcagatgatcctataactagtacttctgtcttatcaggatttagcagaaggaagttaattagcatccagtctcgtatatcctttacacattgctcaactttattaagctgtttgatctcatctggttttgatgaaacatataactgtgtgtcgtcagcataacaatgaaagttaataccatgtttacggataatgctgcccagaggaagcatgtagagggaaaaaagcagggggcctaaaactgaaccctgtggaacaccaaactccactggagagcatgtggagtaatcgccatttagatctacatactgataacgatcagtcaaataggacctaagccaggagagtgctgttcccttaattccaacaacattttctagtctgtgaaggagaatactatggtcaatggtgtcaaaagctgcactgaggtcgagtagcacaagcatagagacactaccctgatcagcagccaataggaggtaatttactactttaacaagtgccgtctctgtgctgtgatgaggcctaaatcctgactgataga
The window above is part of the Anabas testudineus chromosome 17, fAnaTes1.2, whole genome shotgun sequence genome. Proteins encoded here:
- the LOC113172468 gene encoding LIM/homeobox protein Lhx8-like isoform X2 gives rise to the protein MFNSSSLSSSGPDDIFEEDSYSPSSLSSSSSSSVHALVSLQGKTLCTSCGLEIVDRYLLKVNNLCWHVRCLSCSVCKTSLGRHVSCYIKDKQVFCKLDYFRRYGTRCARCGRNIHSTDWVRRARGSTFHLACFSCTSCKRQLSTGEECGLFENRVFCRPHYDIMMENIKRAKENEQPKVEEDEVADKDDSSTTPRPAKRARTSFTVDQLQVMQTQFAKDNNPDAQTLQKLAERTGLSRRVIQVWFQNCRARQKKHINPNSASSAMMTTLAPGQLTPPLMEDLQYTAYISPDTPLLTTLTYMDVQTPGPLLLQPVISNSLTQLPVSHA
- the LOC113172468 gene encoding LIM/homeobox protein Lhx8-like isoform X1; this encodes MSEEERRPPEAVYTQLQQGNIFVDTSSSGPDDIFEEDSYSPSSLSSSSSSSVHALVSLQGKTLCTSCGLEIVDRYLLKVNNLCWHVRCLSCSVCKTSLGRHVSCYIKDKQVFCKLDYFRRYGTRCARCGRNIHSTDWVRRARGSTFHLACFSCTSCKRQLSTGEECGLFENRVFCRPHYDIMMENIKRAKENEQPKVEEDEVADKDDSSTTPRPAKRARTSFTVDQLQVMQTQFAKDNNPDAQTLQKLAERTGLSRRVIQVWFQNCRARQKKHINPNSASSAMMTTLAPGQLTPPLMEDLQYTAYISPDTPLLTTLTYMDVQTPGPLLLQPVISNSLTQLPVSHA